In Blastopirellula sp. J2-11, a single genomic region encodes these proteins:
- a CDS encoding PAS domain S-box protein — protein MPRILQSAFFGYLVAIVVSAACLGLGLILTTQLGESAGMMLLVTAVLIASWWGGLYPGLLSTALCVIVGCYYFLSPLFSPRVDSAGDLLRVALFFVIGVMIAIVNEAKRRAVLREVKRREELRLIMSSIGDAVITTDVNGKITGLNPVAEELTDWTTVEALGRPLTQVFRLVHQHSRKTIDNVALRAAAEEVTVGAATDSILIAKSGRELPVEDSTSPIRDRSGAIIGAVLVFRDVTSRRRTEQKLQSSEERFRALVKATATIVWTTAPNGQIVEDSPTWRAFTGQTFDQWRGSGWLDAVHPDDREHTSESWRIATADRTAYQCEYRLRRSDGEYRWTSVRGVPILNSDGSVREWVGMNVDITDERATAEKVRDSEIRYRLVSEAANDAIWDWDLNTNKVRWNEGLLRNFGYTKSQVGTDASWWKAGIHPEDRQRVIDGIQYAIEHEQERWADEYRFQRADGDYAYVFDRGRIVRDENKPVRMVGSLLDLTERKRNEQILSERSRLAAMRADVSGCLTTSEPMTDVLQRCAEAVVRHLDTALARIWIVDESETILDLKANAGERGHLLAGHQRVVMGEGKIGRIARQCQPLVTNQAPLDPNLSDPQWALREGMVAFAGYPLTIEGRVIGVLATFARHELSDAILSDLAPLADAIAQYVVRKRGEQILERLTAETERQRRLYRTILSTIPDLVYVFDLQHRFTYANDALLKMWGRTWDEAIGKDCFELGYETWHAELHAREIDQVVATCASIRGEVPYTGANGRRIHDYIFLPVFGADGEVEAVAGTTRDITELKETEDAIRENEARLRQLADAMPHIVWSAGPDGEVDYFNNRWHQFTNFKRGADDDRNWEHLLPPDDLTAFRITWSEAVRSGSPCEIEHRFFDQAKNSNRWFLTRAVPVRDANGAVVRWFVSSTDIQRQKRTEQINRFLADASACLTANLDYEATFKELARVAVPNFSDWCAVDLLDENGQPRRVALMHQDPAKVELSNRLNALHPPEQDDKFGIWNIIRNETSELLEIVTDEGLRSTARDDEHLQILQDLKLKSYIGVPLISRGKTIGVLTFCMAESGRLFDHEALRAAEDVSRRAAVAFENSVLYQQLREADRRKDEFLAMLAHELRNPLAPIRSGIDILEIDSPQDVEVLDAMKDQVEHLVRLVDDLLDVSRIMRGKVELRPEVASLSAIVERAVQAVKWLFDEKDHQLEVDLPAESIPIHVDPVRMVQVVSNLLNNAAKYTDPGGHIQLSVDRVDGMAQIRISDDGIGIEPELTAHVFDLFTQSSRALDRAQGGLGIGLTLVRNLVEMHHGAVSVKSNGTGKGSQFIVELPISDAPLPIEVESADDASNIARRILVVDDNIGVARMLSLLLGKLGEHQIELAHDGPTAIAKAFAMRPEMIFLDIGLPNMDGYQVGQRLREDAELDQTLLIALTGYGKEEDRRKSAAAGFDEHLVKPPALDTLRGLFSHPKLSGANPSSL, from the coding sequence GTGCCGAGAATTCTGCAATCCGCCTTCTTTGGATATCTTGTTGCGATCGTCGTTTCGGCCGCTTGTCTGGGGCTCGGCCTGATTCTAACTACGCAGCTCGGCGAGTCGGCCGGGATGATGCTGCTGGTGACCGCGGTGCTGATCGCTTCCTGGTGGGGAGGTCTCTATCCTGGCCTGCTTTCAACGGCCTTGTGCGTCATCGTCGGTTGCTATTATTTTCTGTCACCTCTCTTTTCGCCGCGTGTAGACAGCGCTGGCGATTTGTTGCGCGTCGCGCTCTTTTTTGTGATCGGCGTGATGATCGCGATCGTCAACGAGGCGAAACGCCGAGCCGTCTTGCGCGAGGTCAAACGTCGCGAAGAACTGCGGCTGATCATGTCGAGCATCGGCGACGCAGTGATCACGACCGATGTTAACGGTAAGATCACCGGCTTGAACCCTGTCGCGGAAGAGTTGACCGATTGGACCACCGTCGAGGCCCTCGGCCGCCCATTGACGCAAGTCTTTCGCCTGGTCCATCAACACTCGCGCAAAACGATTGATAATGTGGCGCTGCGAGCCGCCGCCGAAGAGGTGACCGTTGGCGCCGCGACCGATTCGATCTTGATCGCCAAAAGCGGGCGCGAACTGCCGGTCGAAGACAGCACTTCCCCCATTCGCGATCGCAGCGGCGCGATCATCGGCGCCGTGTTGGTTTTTCGTGACGTAACCTCACGGCGACGCACCGAACAGAAACTGCAGTCCAGCGAAGAGCGCTTTCGCGCGTTGGTCAAAGCGACGGCAACGATCGTCTGGACGACCGCTCCCAACGGCCAAATCGTTGAAGACTCGCCCACTTGGCGCGCCTTCACCGGGCAAACGTTCGACCAATGGAGAGGAAGCGGCTGGCTGGACGCCGTTCATCCCGATGATCGCGAACATACCTCCGAAAGCTGGCGCATCGCGACTGCCGATCGCACCGCCTACCAATGCGAATATCGTCTCCGCCGCAGTGACGGAGAATATCGCTGGACCTCCGTACGAGGCGTTCCGATCTTGAATTCGGACGGCAGCGTGCGTGAGTGGGTCGGCATGAACGTCGACATCACCGACGAACGCGCCACGGCCGAAAAAGTACGTGATAGCGAAATCCGCTATCGCCTGGTCAGCGAAGCGGCCAATGACGCGATCTGGGATTGGGATCTCAATACGAACAAGGTTCGCTGGAACGAAGGGCTGCTGCGCAACTTTGGCTACACCAAGTCGCAGGTCGGGACTGACGCGAGCTGGTGGAAAGCAGGCATCCATCCTGAAGATCGCCAGCGGGTGATCGACGGGATTCAGTATGCGATTGAGCATGAACAAGAACGCTGGGCCGACGAGTATCGCTTCCAAAGGGCGGACGGCGATTACGCCTACGTGTTTGATCGCGGGCGAATCGTCCGTGACGAGAACAAACCGGTTCGCATGGTCGGTTCGCTGCTCGACCTGACCGAACGGAAACGAAACGAACAGATCCTGTCCGAGCGTTCGCGACTAGCGGCGATGCGCGCCGACGTCAGCGGTTGCCTGACCACAAGCGAACCGATGACCGACGTCTTGCAACGTTGCGCGGAAGCGGTCGTGCGACACCTTGATACGGCGCTGGCGCGCATCTGGATCGTTGACGAATCGGAAACGATCTTGGATTTGAAAGCGAACGCCGGCGAACGAGGTCATTTGCTCGCCGGACACCAACGCGTCGTCATGGGCGAAGGCAAGATCGGCCGCATCGCGCGGCAGTGTCAACCGTTGGTGACCAACCAAGCGCCGCTCGATCCCAATCTGAGCGATCCGCAATGGGCGCTGCGCGAAGGAATGGTCGCGTTCGCCGGCTATCCCCTGACGATCGAAGGCCGCGTAATCGGCGTTTTGGCGACGTTCGCTCGGCACGAACTCTCCGACGCGATCCTCAGCGATCTCGCCCCATTGGCTGACGCTATCGCCCAATATGTCGTCCGCAAGCGAGGTGAACAGATCCTCGAGCGACTCACCGCCGAAACCGAACGACAACGCCGACTATACCGCACCATTCTCTCCACCATTCCTGATCTGGTCTACGTTTTCGATCTGCAACATCGCTTCACCTACGCGAATGACGCGCTCCTAAAAATGTGGGGACGAACTTGGGACGAAGCGATCGGTAAAGATTGCTTTGAACTCGGTTACGAAACTTGGCATGCCGAACTACATGCCCGTGAGATCGATCAGGTTGTCGCAACGTGTGCATCGATACGCGGCGAAGTTCCCTATACCGGGGCCAACGGCCGTCGCATTCATGACTATATTTTCCTGCCGGTTTTTGGCGCCGACGGAGAGGTCGAAGCGGTCGCCGGAACGACTCGCGACATCACCGAATTGAAAGAGACGGAAGACGCGATTCGTGAGAACGAAGCCCGCTTGCGCCAGTTGGCTGATGCGATGCCGCACATCGTTTGGTCCGCCGGTCCCGATGGGGAAGTCGACTATTTCAACAATCGCTGGCATCAATTCACCAACTTCAAACGCGGCGCCGACGATGATCGCAACTGGGAGCATTTGCTGCCACCGGATGACCTGACGGCTTTTCGCATAACTTGGAGCGAAGCGGTTCGCAGCGGATCGCCTTGCGAGATCGAGCATCGTTTTTTTGATCAAGCGAAGAACTCCAATCGCTGGTTCCTGACGCGTGCAGTTCCTGTCCGAGACGCCAACGGCGCCGTCGTACGCTGGTTCGTTTCCAGCACCGATATTCAAAGGCAAAAACGAACCGAGCAAATCAATCGTTTTCTGGCTGACGCCAGCGCTTGCTTGACCGCCAATCTTGATTACGAAGCGACGTTCAAAGAATTGGCGCGCGTCGCCGTCCCCAATTTCTCGGATTGGTGCGCCGTCGACTTGCTGGATGAAAATGGCCAGCCCCGTCGCGTTGCGCTAATGCACCAAGATCCAGCGAAGGTCGAACTCTCTAATCGTCTGAACGCGCTTCATCCGCCGGAGCAGGATGACAAGTTCGGCATCTGGAACATCATCCGTAATGAAACGTCCGAACTCTTGGAAATCGTCACCGACGAAGGCCTGAGATCGACGGCGCGCGATGACGAGCATCTCCAAATCTTGCAAGACTTGAAGCTGAAGTCTTATATCGGAGTTCCCTTGATTTCTCGCGGTAAGACGATCGGCGTGCTGACGTTCTGCATGGCCGAGTCAGGGCGATTGTTTGATCACGAAGCCCTCCGCGCCGCCGAGGATGTGTCTCGTCGCGCCGCCGTGGCCTTTGAAAACAGCGTGCTCTACCAGCAACTGCGGGAAGCCGATCGACGCAAAGATGAGTTCCTCGCGATGCTGGCGCACGAGTTGCGCAATCCGCTCGCACCGATCCGCAGCGGCATCGACATCTTAGAGATCGACTCTCCTCAAGACGTGGAAGTTCTCGACGCAATGAAGGATCAGGTCGAACACCTGGTCCGCCTGGTGGATGATCTATTGGACGTCTCGCGAATCATGCGCGGCAAAGTCGAGCTTCGCCCCGAGGTCGCGTCTTTGTCAGCGATCGTCGAACGCGCCGTGCAAGCCGTGAAGTGGCTCTTTGACGAGAAAGACCATCAACTGGAAGTCGATTTGCCTGCCGAGTCGATTCCGATCCACGTTGATCCGGTCCGCATGGTGCAAGTAGTCAGCAATCTGCTGAACAACGCCGCCAAGTACACCGATCCCGGCGGCCATATTCAACTTTCCGTGGATCGTGTCGATGGCATGGCGCAAATCCGGATCAGTGACGACGGCATCGGCATCGAGCCCGAATTGACCGCCCACGTGTTCGATCTGTTCACGCAATCGTCTCGCGCTCTGGACCGCGCGCAAGGGGGACTCGGCATCGGCCTGACCCTGGTCCGCAATCTGGTCGAAATGCATCATGGCGCGGTCTCGGTCAAAAGTAACGGCACCGGCAAAGGGAGCCAATTTATCGTCGAACTGCCGATCTCAGATGCGCCATTGCCCATCGAAGTCGAGTCGGCCGATGATGCGTCTAACATCGCTCGCCGGATCCTTGTGGTCGATGACAATATCGGCGTGGCCCGCATGTTATCGCTGCTGCTAGGGAAACTGGGTGAACATCAAATCGAACTGGCCCATGACGGCCCGACCGCGATCGCCAAGGCTTTTGCGATGCGGCCCGAGATGATCTTCCTCGACATCGGGTTGCCTAACATGGACGGCTATCAGGTCGGCCAACGACTTCGCGAAGACGCCGAGCTTGATCAAACGTTGTTGATCGCGCTGACCGGCTACGGCAAAGAAGAAGATCGCCGCAAATCAGCCGCAGCCGGCTTTGACGAACACCTGGTGAAACCGCCGGCGCTCGACACATTACGAGGTCTCTTCTCCCACCCGAAATTGAGCGGCGCCAATCCTTCCTCTCTCTAG
- a CDS encoding APC family permease: MYLSKRVTFDTIPFSPCRFVNDVPPVSTAKANAPRLQREVGLVGAIFLGLGSIIGTGIFVSVGIAAGAAGPAVLLAIPLAALLATCNGLSSAQLAAAHPVSGGTYEYGYRWLHPCLGFLAGWMFVAAKSASAATAALGFSGYLLHLLQIDAPAWRLPISLLIVLLVTAAVLTGMRRSNLANAILVTTTLLALLLLIVIALPTALASSARFVPMFSPVTADRSSTFGLIQAVALMFVAYTGYGRIATLGEEVENPRRTIPLAIIVTLFIAMAFYWLIGLVAVGVLGADQLASATLSQGAPLEVVAGQVGGAPLAIVLALGATTAMAGVLLNLVLGLSRVVLAMGRRRDLPAIFGQLNAAQTTPTAAVQLVAAIVMGLVLIGDVKTTWSFSAFTVLIYYALTNLAALRLTRKQRLYPAVFAWIGLAICLLLPFWVDAAVWQWGLLLIAAGLIWHFLAQQITSRRRRS; this comes from the coding sequence GTGTACCTTAGTAAGCGAGTGACTTTCGATACGATTCCTTTCTCTCCCTGCCGCTTTGTGAACGACGTCCCCCCTGTTTCCACCGCAAAAGCAAACGCCCCTCGTCTACAACGCGAGGTCGGCCTCGTCGGCGCGATCTTCCTTGGCCTTGGTTCGATCATCGGTACCGGCATCTTTGTCAGCGTCGGCATTGCCGCCGGCGCGGCGGGCCCTGCCGTGCTGTTGGCGATTCCGCTGGCCGCGTTATTGGCGACTTGTAATGGACTTAGCAGCGCTCAGCTGGCGGCCGCACATCCGGTCAGCGGCGGGACGTATGAATATGGATACCGCTGGTTGCACCCTTGTCTCGGCTTTCTCGCCGGGTGGATGTTTGTCGCGGCCAAGTCGGCGTCGGCGGCGACGGCGGCTCTCGGGTTTTCTGGTTATCTCCTCCACTTGCTGCAAATCGACGCTCCAGCGTGGCGATTGCCGATCAGTCTGCTGATCGTCTTATTGGTGACCGCCGCCGTTTTGACCGGCATGCGTCGCAGCAATCTGGCGAACGCGATTCTCGTGACGACCACGCTGCTCGCGCTGCTCCTCCTGATTGTCATCGCATTGCCGACCGCGCTGGCCAGCAGCGCACGATTTGTACCGATGTTTTCTCCGGTTACCGCCGATCGCTCCTCCACGTTTGGACTGATCCAGGCCGTCGCATTGATGTTTGTCGCCTACACCGGCTATGGGCGAATCGCCACGCTGGGGGAAGAAGTCGAAAACCCGCGACGCACGATCCCGCTCGCGATCATCGTCACCTTGTTCATTGCCATGGCCTTTTACTGGCTGATCGGACTGGTTGCGGTCGGCGTTTTGGGAGCTGACCAACTAGCGAGCGCAACGTTGTCGCAAGGGGCTCCGCTCGAAGTTGTCGCGGGCCAAGTTGGCGGCGCTCCGCTGGCGATTGTCCTAGCGCTGGGAGCGACCACCGCAATGGCCGGTGTCTTGCTGAATCTGGTATTGGGACTGTCGCGCGTCGTGCTGGCGATGGGACGTCGCCGTGATCTGCCGGCGATCTTTGGTCAGCTGAACGCTGCTCAAACGACACCGACGGCGGCGGTGCAGCTGGTCGCGGCGATCGTCATGGGGCTGGTCCTGATCGGTGATGTAAAAACAACCTGGTCATTCAGCGCCTTTACGGTTTTGATCTACTACGCGCTGACCAATCTGGCGGCGCTGCGTCTAACGCGCAAGCAACGACTCTATCCGGCGGTCTTCGCTTGGATCGGATTGGCGATCTGCTTGCTGCTTCCCTTTTGGGTCGATGCGGCGGTTTGGCAATGGGGGCTCCTTCTGATCGCGGCCGGACTGATCTGGCATTTCCTGGCGCAGCAGATTACTTCCCGCCGGCGACGTTCGTGA
- a CDS encoding DNA mismatch endonuclease Vsr: MYLPASVGTLLPVARMSRSTDIFDSETRSEIMRRVRSSDTRPERIVRSLAHRLGYRFRLGRRDLPGSPDLTFPGRRKVIFVHGCFWHQHDCARGRRPLPKQNADYWRKKLSRNQQRDRQSLKSLRKLGWKTLIVWECETKQGNWPRLAQKLNRFLAS, from the coding sequence ATGTATCTCCCCGCGTCAGTTGGAACTCTTTTGCCGGTAGCGCGAATGTCCCGCTCGACCGATATTTTTGATTCCGAAACTCGCAGCGAAATAATGCGGCGAGTTCGTTCGAGCGATACTCGGCCAGAGCGGATTGTCCGCAGCTTGGCGCATCGCTTGGGCTACCGCTTTCGGCTGGGTCGTCGCGACTTGCCGGGGAGCCCCGATTTGACTTTCCCCGGTCGCAGGAAAGTAATTTTCGTACATGGGTGCTTTTGGCATCAGCATGACTGCGCCAGAGGACGACGCCCTTTACCGAAACAGAACGCTGACTATTGGCGTAAGAAATTAAGCAGGAATCAACAGCGTGACCGCCAAAGCCTAAAATCACTGCGAAAACTGGGGTGGAAAACGCTGATCGTGTGGGAATGTGAGACAAAGCAGGGGAACTGGCCTCGCTTGGCCCAGAAGCTGAATAGGTTTTTGGCCAGTTAG
- a CDS encoding malate dehydrogenase, protein MKVSLIGLGKVGSAVAHAIVLKGLADELVLVSRRTEMARSEADDLNHAAGLEEHSVDVRAGSETDTAGSDVLLYCDASQNKLTDVDRYSAARGNLERLRERIPILAAASPQAICVMVTNPVDVMTWFALQLSGFPLERVFGVGTLLDTARLRRLLSERWSVHASDVRAYVIGEHGEDQVASFSSASLGGESMKPSDDLASLARQAAESAGKIYRTRGFTNYGIAGATMMILESIRNNRRRTAPVSMRINNYYGVSDVCLSLPAVIGRRGIERVLRPELNEAEQATFHRGAVRIGEVIQTLAPSLAAAS, encoded by the coding sequence ATGAAGGTTTCACTGATTGGACTTGGCAAAGTCGGTTCCGCCGTCGCGCATGCGATCGTGCTGAAGGGATTGGCGGATGAACTCGTGCTCGTATCGCGTCGTACCGAGATGGCCCGCTCGGAAGCGGATGACCTGAATCACGCCGCCGGGCTCGAAGAACATTCGGTCGATGTTCGCGCCGGCAGCGAGACGGATACGGCCGGCTCCGACGTCCTTTTGTATTGCGACGCTTCGCAGAATAAGCTGACTGACGTCGATCGTTACAGCGCCGCACGCGGCAATCTCGAACGTCTGCGTGAGCGAATCCCGATCCTCGCCGCCGCTAGTCCGCAAGCGATTTGCGTGATGGTGACCAACCCGGTCGACGTGATGACCTGGTTCGCGTTGCAGTTGTCCGGCTTTCCGCTAGAACGCGTCTTTGGCGTCGGCACGTTGTTGGATACGGCGCGGCTGCGACGGCTCCTCTCCGAAAGATGGAGCGTGCATGCCAGCGACGTGCGAGCCTATGTCATCGGCGAACATGGCGAAGACCAGGTCGCGTCGTTCAGCAGCGCTTCGCTGGGGGGAGAATCGATGAAGCCGAGCGACGATCTCGCATCGCTCGCACGTCAAGCGGCCGAATCGGCCGGCAAGATCTATCGTACTCGCGGTTTCACCAACTATGGGATCGCCGGCGCGACGATGATGATTCTTGAATCGATCCGCAACAATCGCCGCCGCACAGCGCCGGTCAGCATGCGGATTAACAACTACTATGGAGTGAGCGACGTTTGTCTCTCGCTGCCGGCGGTGATCGGGCGCCGCGGGATAGAACGCGTGCTGCGACCCGAACTGAACGAAGCGGAGCAGGCGACGTTTCATCGCGGCGCTGTCCGGATTGGGGAAGTGATTCAAACGTTGGCGCCCTCGCTGGCCGCTGCGTCGTAA
- a CDS encoding HEAT repeat domain-containing protein, whose amino-acid sequence MYKRLLLSVALPLAVASVAWADAADSIKKLSSEGADAVAAADALALHPEAADKAVPALITAMGSKDAELRWHSARALAEYEAAAAPALDALTKGLDDPDAEVRAYSAYAIGEIGEKALPAVPALIKKITDKEAIVRRAAMGAVRKLPTDPNETLPLIAKILDDADPSVVVPALHTLAEAGKKSLPVLKKALLTERGAYWACLIAGEMGPEAESASPNLAEVLKSHKDPETRMQAAVALGEIGPGAKAAVGQLAASLEGDDSVAVRYASAYALGVIKDVAAQPALESAANSDDEFMHMLGEWAIARIHPEDAEAVKHAVEDLVKGMKNKNANVRAAAARCLTELEAPRELVAPALLKALSDADPTVVVNIREAIVKLGPSATPRLVKALEIEGLRMHALAILRQLGPDAKAAIPALIETLKVTDGQVQSETMMVLGGLGAAAAPATEAITKFLASPSAGLQQSALYALGSIGPAAKPSIPQIVPLLDSDGEFTKVAAGWAIAHIDPSSPAAAKATTVLAAALTTGSDLVRLEAAKALGMFGKQAATAKDALSKAASDDKSDAVRAAATQALAKVQ is encoded by the coding sequence ATGTACAAACGACTATTGTTGTCCGTGGCCCTGCCTTTGGCAGTCGCTTCGGTCGCTTGGGCTGACGCTGCCGATTCGATCAAGAAACTGTCGAGCGAAGGCGCAGACGCGGTCGCCGCGGCCGACGCGCTGGCGCTTCATCCCGAAGCGGCCGACAAAGCGGTTCCCGCTTTGATTACGGCGATGGGAAGCAAAGACGCCGAACTACGTTGGCATTCCGCCCGTGCTCTCGCCGAATACGAAGCAGCCGCAGCGCCAGCGCTAGATGCGTTGACCAAAGGCCTCGATGATCCCGACGCCGAAGTGCGAGCCTACAGCGCTTATGCGATCGGCGAGATCGGCGAAAAAGCGCTTCCGGCCGTCCCGGCGCTGATCAAGAAAATCACTGACAAAGAAGCGATCGTCCGCCGCGCCGCGATGGGGGCCGTTCGCAAGTTGCCGACCGATCCCAATGAAACATTGCCGCTGATCGCCAAAATCTTGGATGACGCCGACCCCAGCGTCGTCGTTCCGGCGCTGCACACGTTGGCCGAAGCAGGCAAAAAATCGTTGCCCGTTCTGAAAAAAGCTTTGCTGACCGAACGGGGCGCCTATTGGGCCTGCTTGATCGCCGGCGAGATGGGCCCCGAAGCCGAGAGCGCCTCGCCCAACCTGGCCGAAGTGCTGAAGTCGCACAAAGATCCAGAAACGCGGATGCAAGCTGCCGTCGCATTGGGAGAGATCGGCCCCGGCGCCAAGGCCGCGGTTGGCCAATTGGCCGCTAGCTTAGAAGGAGACGATTCGGTCGCCGTTCGATACGCTTCGGCTTATGCGCTCGGCGTCATCAAAGATGTCGCCGCCCAGCCGGCCCTGGAATCGGCCGCCAACTCGGACGACGAATTCATGCACATGCTGGGTGAATGGGCGATTGCTCGCATCCATCCCGAAGACGCCGAAGCGGTCAAACATGCCGTCGAAGATCTTGTTAAAGGGATGAAAAACAAAAACGCCAACGTTCGCGCCGCAGCCGCTCGCTGCCTTACGGAACTCGAAGCGCCTCGCGAACTGGTCGCGCCGGCTTTGCTGAAAGCGCTCTCCGACGCCGATCCGACGGTCGTGGTCAACATTCGTGAAGCAATTGTCAAGCTGGGCCCAAGCGCGACGCCGCGTCTGGTGAAAGCCCTGGAAATCGAAGGGTTGCGGATGCATGCGTTGGCGATCCTCCGTCAGCTTGGTCCTGACGCTAAAGCAGCGATTCCGGCCTTGATCGAGACTTTGAAAGTTACCGATGGCCAGGTCCAAAGCGAAACGATGATGGTCCTGGGCGGACTTGGCGCGGCGGCCGCTCCGGCCACAGAAGCGATCACCAAGTTCCTTGCTAGCCCTAGCGCCGGTTTGCAACAAAGCGCACTTTACGCTCTCGGCAGCATCGGCCCGGCCGCGAAGCCGTCGATCCCCCAGATCGTCCCGTTGCTAGATAGCGATGGCGAGTTTACCAAGGTCGCCGCCGGTTGGGCGATTGCTCACATCGATCCCTCCAGCCCAGCCGCCGCCAAAGCGACGACGGTTCTGGCCGCCGCCCTGACGACGGGAAGCGACTTGGTTCGCTTAGAAGCGGCCAAGGCGCTTGGCATGTTCGGCAAACAAGCCGCTACCGCCAAAGACGCTTTGTCGAAAGCGGCGAGTGACGACAAGTCGGATGCGGTTCGCGCCGCGGCTACACAGGCCCTGGCCAAAGTGCAATAG
- a CDS encoding DNA cytosine methyltransferase, whose amino-acid sequence MSAPAPRTFAEFFAGIGLVRLGLERADWEVLFANDIDAAKHRQYEAHFGADEAFALGDVHQLDAATIPDVTLATASFPCTDLSLAGGRKGLKGAQSSAFWGFFDILKRLGGRRPPLVLLENVPGLLNSHGGADFAAVLTALNELGYRVDPVMLDAKWFTPQSRLRLFVIAKAVDDDETIAPELLTPSPLRPPSLVDFIQRHPEIIWSCASLPAPPTASPQKLADILEKLADDDPAWWSDERAEYLLNQMSPRHRADADAMIARRRWTYGAVFRRVRRAADGEKRSMAEMRTDGLAGCLRTPKGGSGRQILFKAGYGRYAVRLLTPRECARLMGAGEFTISGSNNDALFGFGDAVCSSVLTWIGENYLNRLAAECISPRQLELFCR is encoded by the coding sequence ATGTCCGCACCAGCGCCGCGCACGTTCGCCGAATTCTTCGCCGGCATTGGTCTCGTCCGTCTTGGACTCGAGCGCGCCGACTGGGAGGTTCTCTTCGCCAATGACATCGACGCCGCCAAACATCGCCAATACGAAGCGCACTTTGGAGCCGACGAAGCTTTCGCGCTGGGTGACGTCCACCAATTGGATGCGGCGACGATCCCTGACGTAACGCTCGCAACGGCCTCATTCCCCTGCACCGATCTCTCGCTGGCCGGAGGACGCAAAGGCCTAAAAGGCGCTCAGTCTTCGGCGTTCTGGGGCTTCTTTGACATACTCAAGCGACTTGGCGGCCGCCGGCCGCCGCTCGTACTGCTTGAAAACGTCCCAGGGCTGCTCAACTCGCACGGAGGCGCCGACTTCGCCGCGGTGCTGACCGCGCTGAACGAACTCGGCTATCGCGTCGACCCGGTCATGCTTGACGCCAAATGGTTCACGCCGCAAAGCCGTCTACGCCTGTTTGTGATCGCCAAAGCGGTCGATGATGACGAGACGATCGCACCTGAGCTGTTGACCCCTTCGCCGCTTCGCCCGCCGAGCCTGGTCGATTTCATCCAGCGCCATCCCGAGATCATCTGGAGCTGCGCCAGCTTGCCTGCTCCGCCAACCGCGAGTCCCCAGAAGCTGGCCGACATCTTAGAGAAACTGGCCGATGACGATCCGGCTTGGTGGTCTGACGAACGCGCCGAATACTTGCTCAACCAGATGAGTCCGCGTCATCGCGCGGACGCCGATGCGATGATCGCTCGCCGCCGCTGGACGTATGGAGCCGTCTTTCGCCGCGTCCGCCGCGCCGCCGATGGTGAGAAGCGCTCGATGGCCGAGATGCGAACCGACGGGCTGGCCGGCTGCCTGCGAACGCCCAAAGGAGGCAGCGGACGCCAGATCCTGTTCAAAGCAGGCTACGGTCGCTATGCGGTCCGTCTGTTGACCCCGCGTGAATGCGCTCGACTGATGGGCGCCGGCGAATTTACGATCAGCGGATCGAACAACGACGCGTTATTTGGATTCGGCGACGCCGTCTGTTCGAGCGTGCTGACCTGGATCGGCGAGAACTATCTGAACCGTCTGGCGGCCGAATGTATCTCCCCGCGTCAGTTGGAACTCTTTTGCCGGTAG